In Monodelphis domestica isolate mMonDom1 chromosome 4, mMonDom1.pri, whole genome shotgun sequence, one DNA window encodes the following:
- the LOC100021480 gene encoding zinc finger protein 345-like isoform X4 produces the protein MLENVQNLLSVGLPVSREDFISSFQRREGTWLLEQKRLKSSYPGAQTNFEVKEVSTKLSLFVERYGLQRCTNECLSDFILREVCYSNIKGNENSKSDYEIDGRAEKFSQYSVLSQYTKLTAENDYSQNSEYSKCFPTEQDVIHLAEKPLEMPLYQDHLEGMSFGSSLDLSRYQKTKHVEMVSMSNKDGRSFSQNSELDSYQIIQCVEKSYECKQCGKFFTRRDSLASHQTIHTGEKSYKCKHCGKAFTQKSNLAVHERIHSEEKPYECKHCGKAFKQRSVLVSHQRIHTGEKPYECKQCGKTFTRRDSLTAHQRIHTGEKPYECKQCGKAFTQRGHLAIHQRIHTGEKAYECKHCEKAFTLRDHLVRHQRTHTGEKPFECKQCGKTFADRASLGAHQRIHTGEKLYECKQCGKNFIRRGRFVAHQRIHIGEKPYECKQCGKAFTLRDHLATHQRIHTGEKPYECQQCGKTFSLRGYLVRHQRIHTEEKPYECKHCGKAFKQSSVLVGHQRIHTGEKPYECKQCGKAFIWKMDLVLHQRIHTGEKPYECKQCGKAFTRRDKLAAHQRIHTGEKPFECKQCGKAFTVRGNLVSHQRVHTGEKPYECKQCGKTFTWKMSLVPHQRIHSGEKPYECKQCGKVFTHRSSLTAHHSIHTALRPHECK, from the exons GGCTTCCAGTTTCTAGAGAAGATTTTATCTCCAGttttcagagaagggaaggaacttGGCTGCTAGAACAAAAACGCTTGAAGAGCTCCTATCCAG gggcaCAGACGAATTTTGAAGTTAAGGAGGTGTCTACAAAGTTGAGCCTTTTTGTGGAAAGATATGGCCTCCAAAGATGCACAAATGAGTGTCTCTCTGACTTCATTTTGAGAGAAGTCTGTTACtctaatatcaagggaaatgaaaaTTCAAAGAGTGACTATGAAATTGATGGAAGAGCAGAGAAATTCAGCCAGTATTCAGTTCTAAGTCAGTATACAAAATTGACCGCAGAAAATGACTATTCTCAGAACAGTGAATACAGCAAATGCTTTCCTACAGAACAAGACGTTATTCATTTGGCTGAGAAACCTCTTGAAATGCCCTTGTATCAAGATCACCTAGAGGGAATGTCCTTTGGCTCCAGTTTAGACCTCAGTCGATATCAAAAAACTAAACATGTAGAGATGGTTTCTATGAGTAATAAAGATGGGAGGTCATTCAGTCAGAACTCTGAGCTTGATTCATATCAAATAATCCAGTGTGtagagaaatcttatgaatgtaaacaatgtggaaagttTTTTACACGTAGGGACAGCCTTGCCAGTCATCAAacaatccacactggagagaaatcttataaatgtaaacactgtggaaaggctttcacacagaagAGCAATCTTGCTGTACATGAAAGAATCCACTCtgaagagaaaccttatgaatgtaaacactgtggaaaagctttcaaacaaaGGAGTGTTCTTGtttcacatcagagaatccacactggagagaaaccttatgaatgtaaacagtgtggaaagacttttacaCGGAGGGACAGTCttactgcacatcagagaatccacactggagagaaaccttacgaatgtaaacagtgtggaaaagcttttaCACAGAGGGGCCatcttgctatacatcagagaatccatactggagagaaggcttatgaatgtaaacactgtgaaAAGGCTTTTACACTGAGGGACCATCTTGTTAGACATCAGAGAAcccatacaggagagaaaccttttgaatgtaaacaatgtggaaagacttttgcAGATAGGGCCTCTCTTggtgcacatcagagaatccacactggagagaaactttatgaatgcaaacaatgtggaaagaattTCATTCGGAGGGGCCGTTttgttgcacatcagagaatccatattggagagaaaccttatgaatgtaagcaatgtggaaaggcttttacactgAGGGACCatcttgctacacatcagagaatccacactggagagaaaccttatgaatgtcaacaatgtggaaagactttctcTCTGAGGGGCTATCTtgttagacatcagagaatccacactgaagagaaaccttatgaatgtaaacactgtggaaaggctttcaaacaGAGTAGTGTTCTTGTtggacatcagagaattcacactggagagaaaccttatgaatgcaaacaatgtggaaaggcttttatatGGAAGATGGATCTCGTtctacatcaaagaatccacactggagagaaaccttatgaatgtaaacagtgtggaaaggcttttacacggAGGGACAagcttgctgcacatcagagaatccacactggagagaaaccttttgaatgtaaacaatgtggtaAGGCTTTTACAGTGAGAGGTAATCTTGTTTCccatcagagagtccacactggagagaaaccttatgaatgcaaacagtgtggaaagactttcacatgGAAGATGTCTCTTGTtccacatcagagaatccacagtggagagaaaccttatgaatgcaaacaatgtggaaaggtttTCACACACAGGAGTTCTCTTACTGCACATCATAGCATCCACACTGCGTTGAGACCTCATGAATGTAAATAG
- the LOC100021480 gene encoding zinc finger protein 260-like isoform X3, translating into MAPWSLRPPFQGFITFKDVTVDFTQEEWHLLDHSQKDLYREVMLENVQNLLSVGLPVSREDFISSFQRREGTWLLEQKRLKSSYPGAQTNFEVKEVSTKLSLFVERYGLQRCTNECLSDFILREVCYSNIKGNENSKSDYEIDGRAEKFSQYSVLSQYTKLTAENDYSQNSEYSKCFPTEQDVIHLAEKPLEMPLYQDHLEGMSFGSSLDLSRYQKTKHVEMVSMSNKDGRSFSQNSELDSYQIIQCVEKSYECKQCGKFFTRRDSLASHQTIHTGEKSYKCKHCGKAFTQKSNLAVHERIHSEEKPYECKHCGKAFKQRSVLVSHQRIHTGEKPYECKQCGKTFTRRDSLTAHQRIHTGEKPYECKQCGKAFTQRGHLAIHQRIHTGEKAYECKHCEKAFTLRDHLVRHQRTHTGEKPFECKQCGKTFADRASLGAHQRIHTGEKLYECKQCGKNFIRRGRFVAHQRIHIGEKPYECKQCGKAFTLRDHLATHQRIHTGEKPYECQQCGKTFSLRGYLVRHQRIHTEEKPYECKHCGKAFKQSSVLVGHQRIHTGEKPYECKQCGKAFIWKMDLVLHQRIHTGEKPYECKQCGKAFTRRDKLAAHQRIHTGEKPFECKQCGKAFTVRGNLVSHQRVHTGEKPYECKQCGKTFTWKMSLVPHQRIHSGEKPYECKQCGKVFTHRSSLTAHHSIHTALRPHECK; encoded by the exons GGCTTCCAGTTTCTAGAGAAGATTTTATCTCCAGttttcagagaagggaaggaacttGGCTGCTAGAACAAAAACGCTTGAAGAGCTCCTATCCAG gggcaCAGACGAATTTTGAAGTTAAGGAGGTGTCTACAAAGTTGAGCCTTTTTGTGGAAAGATATGGCCTCCAAAGATGCACAAATGAGTGTCTCTCTGACTTCATTTTGAGAGAAGTCTGTTACtctaatatcaagggaaatgaaaaTTCAAAGAGTGACTATGAAATTGATGGAAGAGCAGAGAAATTCAGCCAGTATTCAGTTCTAAGTCAGTATACAAAATTGACCGCAGAAAATGACTATTCTCAGAACAGTGAATACAGCAAATGCTTTCCTACAGAACAAGACGTTATTCATTTGGCTGAGAAACCTCTTGAAATGCCCTTGTATCAAGATCACCTAGAGGGAATGTCCTTTGGCTCCAGTTTAGACCTCAGTCGATATCAAAAAACTAAACATGTAGAGATGGTTTCTATGAGTAATAAAGATGGGAGGTCATTCAGTCAGAACTCTGAGCTTGATTCATATCAAATAATCCAGTGTGtagagaaatcttatgaatgtaaacaatgtggaaagttTTTTACACGTAGGGACAGCCTTGCCAGTCATCAAacaatccacactggagagaaatcttataaatgtaaacactgtggaaaggctttcacacagaagAGCAATCTTGCTGTACATGAAAGAATCCACTCtgaagagaaaccttatgaatgtaaacactgtggaaaagctttcaaacaaaGGAGTGTTCTTGtttcacatcagagaatccacactggagagaaaccttatgaatgtaaacagtgtggaaagacttttacaCGGAGGGACAGTCttactgcacatcagagaatccacactggagagaaaccttacgaatgtaaacagtgtggaaaagcttttaCACAGAGGGGCCatcttgctatacatcagagaatccatactggagagaaggcttatgaatgtaaacactgtgaaAAGGCTTTTACACTGAGGGACCATCTTGTTAGACATCAGAGAAcccatacaggagagaaaccttttgaatgtaaacaatgtggaaagacttttgcAGATAGGGCCTCTCTTggtgcacatcagagaatccacactggagagaaactttatgaatgcaaacaatgtggaaagaattTCATTCGGAGGGGCCGTTttgttgcacatcagagaatccatattggagagaaaccttatgaatgtaagcaatgtggaaaggcttttacactgAGGGACCatcttgctacacatcagagaatccacactggagagaaaccttatgaatgtcaacaatgtggaaagactttctcTCTGAGGGGCTATCTtgttagacatcagagaatccacactgaagagaaaccttatgaatgtaaacactgtggaaaggctttcaaacaGAGTAGTGTTCTTGTtggacatcagagaattcacactggagagaaaccttatgaatgcaaacaatgtggaaaggcttttatatGGAAGATGGATCTCGTtctacatcaaagaatccacactggagagaaaccttatgaatgtaaacagtgtggaaaggcttttacacggAGGGACAagcttgctgcacatcagagaatccacactggagagaaaccttttgaatgtaaacaatgtggtaAGGCTTTTACAGTGAGAGGTAATCTTGTTTCccatcagagagtccacactggagagaaaccttatgaatgcaaacagtgtggaaagactttcacatgGAAGATGTCTCTTGTtccacatcagagaatccacagtggagagaaaccttatgaatgcaaacaatgtggaaaggtttTCACACACAGGAGTTCTCTTACTGCACATCATAGCATCCACACTGCGTTGAGACCTCATGAATGTAAATAG